GAGACCGTGAGGCCGAACCCCTCGGCGAGGCTCTTCTGCACCACGACGTCGGCATGACGCTGAAGAGCGTTCACGATGGCCGCGTTCTCGTCGACGTCGGCCATCGGCAGACACGCCAGGTGGATACGTGCACGAGCGGCGTGCGGGAACGTCCGCCACGCCGCCACACACTCGTCGAGGACCTCCGCGCCCTCCGGGTCGTCGGTGACGCCGCTCACGTTGGGACCGGCGAGGATCAGGTGGGCCTCACTGTTCCCGACGACGTACTGCTCGAAGGCCTGCATCACCCCGAGCATGTCCTTCAGGCGGTCCCAGCGCGACACCTGGACGACCACGCGCTCGTCGACGTCGGGTGGGGGGCCGGTCTGGAGGATGTCGGCCAGGCGGTCGACACGCCCGGGAGTGCCGTCGCGTCGCGTGAAGCCGGTGTCGCCACCGGGCGCGACACCGCTGAGGAGCCCGCTCTGGCCGAGGATGGCGTGAGCGACGTCGGGGTCCATGTCCTGGTTCTTCGGTGAGAAGGGATCGATCGACGGCGGGATGATGTTGAGGCGACCGTCGTTGGCCCACGACGGGGCGAAGTGCTCCCGGGTGAACACGAAGCTGTCGGCACCCTCGAGGTAGCGGTGGAGGAACTCCCACGACCGGTTGACGTACTCCTCGAAGTCGTCGCTGCCGACGTGGCAGCGAAACACGACGAGTGCCCCCGCCTTCTGCATCGGGGCGACGAGACCGGCCGTCTGGGGATCGTGCAGGAGAACGATGTCGCCGGGGCGCACCAGTTCCCGGAGCTGGGAGGCGTTCTCGGCGGTCACGGTGTCGTAGACCTCGTGCTCCGCCTCGCCGAGGGGGCCGCCGTCGCCGGGTGAGCGGTGGAGGCCGTTGTGGATCCTCTTCGTGATGGCGAAGAACTCGGGATTCCCGTGCATCACGGCCCACGGGGCGTCGATACCCGCTCCACGGGCGTAGGCCAGCAACGTCTGGAGCATCTCGGCCACACCACCACCCGTGGCGGTGGAGTTCACGTTGAGGACCCGTCGACCGGCCAGCTGCTCGCGGGCCGCGGCGGCGACCGCCCGGAAGCGGTCGGCGCGCTCGGGCCCGATGATCGGTGCGAGGCGCTCGGGATCGAGGCCCTGGATGTGGACCTCCTGGATCTTGGTCATGCGGGGGCTCCTGTGCGTTCCGTGTCGCTGTACGCCAGGGGGAAATGTAGTCCGGTGGGGCGGATCCGACGCGTGAGGGACGTAGCCGTCACACCGGTCTGCGACGCTCCTCCCATGGACAACGAATCAGCGTTCTGTACAACGGGCCCTGTCGTGACCATCGACTGCGACAGCTGTGCGATGAGGGAAACGGATGCCTGCGACGACTGCCTCGTGAACGTCGTCGTGAACCGCGAGCCCGGCGAGGCGGTGGTCTTCGACGCCGCTGAGGAGCGGAGCCTGCGCGCTCTCGCCGGGGAGGGCATGGTCCCGCGGCTCCGCTACTTCCGGTCGGTTGGCTGACGGGTGCTCCACCGCGTGTGCGGCTTGCGGGCCCTGGCCATGGCCGACAAGGGTTGCAGCGGGCCGGGTGGGCCCGTTCGCAACACCGAGCTGAGGGAGCGCACGCCATGGACACGTTCGACGTCGACGGTCTCAACTGGGGCCTGCTCGTCCTGCGCTGCGGCCTCGGTCTCGTGATGGTCGCCCACGGTTGGAACCACATCTTCGGCGGCGGGAGGATCGAGGGCACCGCCGGGTGGTTCGACAGCCTCGGCATGAAGCCGGGAATCCTCCACGCATGGCTGGCGAGCCTCACCGAGCTGGGTGTCGGCGTGATGCTGTTCGCGGGCCTGCTCACACCCCTCGCCGCCGCCGGTGTCGTCGGTGTGCTCTTCGTGGCTCTCATCACCAACCACCTGAAGAACGGGTTCTTCATCTTCCGCCCGGGCGAGGGCTACGAGTACGTCCTCTTCCTCATGATCGCCGCCACCGCGCTGGGAGCCACCGGCGCAGGGGAGTGGTCGCTCGACGAGGCTCTCGACGTCCCCATCAACGGCTGGGCGGGCTTCCTCGTGGCGCTCCTGGGGGGAACGGGTGCCGCGACGCTGCTCATGCTCGTGTTCTGGCGACCGGAGCGACCTGCGGAGGGTTAGGCGCTGTTCCTGAGGGCGTCCACCAGGTGCGGCACCACCTCCCGCCAGTCGGCGAACACCGACACGTCGGCGTGGTCGTGGATGAAAGCGTCGGGATCGGGGTTGACGGCGAGCACGGTCCCCGACGAGCGGATGCCGACCGAGTGGTTGAACTTCCCCGAGAGCCCGAGCGCCAGGTAGAGACGGGGGGCGATGCTGCGGCCCGTGATGCCGATCTGGCGCGCGTGGGGAAGCCAGCCCCTGTCGGTCACCTTGCGGGTCGCGCCGAGCTCCGCCCCGAGGACGTCGAGCAGCGGGTCGAGCAGGGGGTACTCGCCAGGCTCGACCGCCTGTCCCACGCCGACGACGACGTCCGCCAGCGCCAGGGTCTCGATGTCGTCGTCGCGGGTCCGCTGCGTCACGGTGACGCGGTTGCGGTGCGGAACGCGGAGCCGCTCGACCTCGGGTGAGGTGTCGCGGGGGGCGAGCAGAGGCAGGACACCGGCGCGCACGGTCACGAGCTGCACGTCGGACGTGGCGGTGATGGCGGCCACGAGCCGCCCACCGAATGCCGGTTTCCACGCGCACAGCCGACCGTCGACCACCTCCATCTCGACGGCATCACCCGTGAGCCCTCCGTCGACCTGCACGGCGATGCGGCTCGCGACCTCGCGGCCCCACGCGGTGCTCGGGGCGAGCACGGCCCACGGCCGGGTGTCGGCCACCCAGCGCCCCGCGACGTCGGCGACGTCGTCCTCCGTGGTGGAGCCCACGAGCTGAACCACGCGGTCGGCCCCCTGAGCGCCGAACTTGGGGCGACCGACCGCCGGCTCCGCGCCCATCGAGCTCACGTCGAGGAGCCCCTCGGGTGTGACGTCGAGCAGCACCGTCGAACCGTCGGTGGCCGCGGCCAGGAGAGCGGCCGTGCCGAGCAGCTCTGCGGTCTCGCGGTGGCGGTCGGGCTCCCCGAGCACGACGGTGACGGGCCCGTCTCCGCCGGTCACAGGCACGACGGAGGCCGGCGTGCGCGGCGTGTGGTCGAGTGCGCCCCGTGCGCGAAGCGCCGCGACCGCCTGGTCGACCTGGTTCACCACCGGGCCGGAGAGTCGGCGCTGCTCGCGCGCGACCTCGAGAACGCGGATGTCGCCGACACGTGTGGGGCTGGCGGCATCACCCCACGGACCGTCGCCGAGGTCACCGGCCGCCAGCCTCGAGATCGCCGCCGGGTCCACCGCCACCCGTCCGGGTGGGTCCACCTTGCACGGGTCGCAGAGGCGCTCGGCCACGGAGCAGACGGCGGGGAGCTCCACGCGGGCGGTGACGGAGCTGTCGTCGTGCTCGCAGCGTGCGCGGAGAAGTCTGCCGTCGAGCTCGAGCGCCTTGACGCCGGTCAGGAACGGCAGGCCGAGCATTTCGGCGACCTCGGGGCCGACCTGCCCGGTGTCGGCGTCGACCGAGTTGCGGCCGGCCAGGACCAGGTCGAATGGCCCTTCGCGTTCGATGGTCGCCGCCAGGGCACGGGCCGTTGCCAACGTGTCGGAGCCGGCGAACGCCGGATCGGACACGAGAACGCCGCGGATCTGCGTGTCGCGATCCTGGCCCCACGCGATCGCCTCGCGTAGCGCGTCCTCGGCACTGGGCGGTCCGAGGGTCACGACCACCACCTCTCCATTGGTTTCGGCGGCGAGTTCGCACGCCTTCGAGACAGCACGGCGGCAGTACGGGTTCATCTCGAGCTCGAGGCCCTCGCGACGGAGGCGGCCGTCGGCGTCGAGCTCCATGTCTTCGAACGTGGGGATCTGCTTGACGAGTGCGGCGATGCGCAGCGCGGGTTGTGCGTCGGCGGCCATGCGATCCCGGGAACGGCGTGCGGGTGTGCAGCCTCGCGAGGCTGTGCGCACGGTCACGCCGTGGACACCCTGCTGGCTACGCTGGCAGCGTACCGGGGACCGGAGGAAGCATGGAAGCTCGCGAAGCCGTCATCGTCGACGTCACCCGCACGCCCATCGGGAGGACCCGCGGTGCGCTGGCACAGTGGCACCCCACCGATCTCCTGGGCCACACGCTCAACGCGCTGCTCGAGCGCACCGATGTCGACCCCGGCTCGATCGACGACGTGGTCGGTGGCTGCGTGTCCCAGGTCGGCGAGCAGGGTGTGAACGTCACGCGCAACGCGTGGATCGCCGCCGGTCTTCCGTGGCACGTCCCGGCCACGAGCGTCGACCGGCAGTGTGGCTCCTCACAGCAGGCCGTCCACTTCGTGGCCCAGGGTGTGATCGCAGGCGCCTACGACCTCGCCATCGCCTGCGGAGTGGAGTCGATGACGCGCACTCCGATGGCCAGCAACGCCGAAGGTGGCACCGGTCCGTTCAGCCCCAGCTTCATGGAGGCGACGGACAACACGCTCGGGATCCAGTTCTGGGTGGCGCAGGTCCTGGCCGACAAGTGGGGAGTCAGCCGCGAGGAGATGGACGAGTTCGCCCTCGAGAGCCACCGGCGCGCCGCGGAGAACACCGACAACGGCTTCTTCGAGCGGGAGATCACCCCCGTGCCACTCAAGGGGGAGGGCGGGGAGGAGACCGGGGAGATGTTCACGGCCGACGAGGGCATCCGCCGCGACACGACCCTCGAGAAGTTGGCATCGCTCGAGTCGGCCATGTCATGGGATCCCGATCAGGCCAGGGACATCACGCCGGGTAACTCGTCGCAGACGAGCGACGGTGCCGCGGCCATGCTCATCGCCGAGCGCGCCACGGCGGAGCGTCTCGGGCTACCGGTTCGGGCACGCTTCGCACACTTCGCGGTCGCGGCGGAAGATCCCGTGCTGGTGTTGTCGGCGCCGAACCCCGTGACGCGCAAGCTCCTCGAGCGCAGCGGCATGACGATCGACGACTTCGACGCCATGGAGTGCAACGAGGCGTTCGCCGCCATCGCGTTGATGTGGGCCCGCGAGTTCGAGCCCGACCCGGAGCGCTACAACCCGCGTGGTGGCGCCATCGCCCTGGGTCACCCGCTCGGTGCGAGCGGTGTTCGCATCATGGGGACGCTGCTCAACCACCTCGAGGTCACGGGGGGCCGTTACGGCTTCCAGACGATGTGCGAGGGCGGCGGCCAGGCCAACGCCACCGTCATCGAGCGGCTGAGCTAGCGACCTCGCTGCGTCTTCTGATTGTCGCGCTCGCTGCGGACCGGGATACCGGCCCGCGGCCGCTCGCTGCGTCTTCTGATCGTCGCGCTCGCTGCGGACCGGGATACCCGGCCCGCGGCCGCTCGCTGCTATCTGCGGGGGAGCTTGATGGCCTTGTCGGCGATGATGTTCTTCTGCACCTCGGTGGCGCCGGCGCCGATCGTGGTGAAGCGCTGGAACGAGTAGAGGCGCGTCCAGCTGCCGCCGTCGACGGCGCCTTCGCCGCCGCGCAGGATCAGGCCGTTGGGCCCGAGCATGTCGATCGAGAGCTCGGCGAGATCCTGGGCGAGGTATGACCACTGGAGCTTGGCGAGCGGTACCTCGGGCCAGTTCTTCTCCTTCTTGATGATCTTGGTGAGCGCCCGGTAGTTGAGCAGCTTCGTGAGCTCGATCTGGGTCCAGGTGCGCGCAATGCGCTCGCGGATGCCGGGATCGTCGAGCGCCCCGGGGTTGGTCGCCCGCGTGGCGTTGATGATCGAGCGCAGGTCGTTGCCGAGGGTGATGGCCAGCCCGGCGGTGCCGACCCGCTCACGGCCGAGGGTGCCCATCGCCACCTGCCATCCTTCGCCGTCGCCGCCCAGACGTGACGTGGCGGGAATGCGCGCGTCAGTGAAGAAAACCTCGCAGAACAGCTCCTCGCCGACGATGTCGCGGATCGGCCGGGCATCGATTCCTGGTGTGTCCATGTCGATGACGAAGGCCGTGATGCCC
This Acidimicrobiia bacterium DNA region includes the following protein-coding sequences:
- a CDS encoding glycosyltransferase, with translation MTKIQEVHIQGLDPERLAPIIGPERADRFRAVAAAAREQLAGRRVLNVNSTATGGGVAEMLQTLLAYARGAGIDAPWAVMHGNPEFFAITKRIHNGLHRSPGDGGPLGEAEHEVYDTVTAENASQLRELVRPGDIVLLHDPQTAGLVAPMQKAGALVVFRCHVGSDDFEEYVNRSWEFLHRYLEGADSFVFTREHFAPSWANDGRLNIIPPSIDPFSPKNQDMDPDVAHAILGQSGLLSGVAPGGDTGFTRRDGTPGRVDRLADILQTGPPPDVDERVVVQVSRWDRLKDMLGVMQAFEQYVVGNSEAHLILAGPNVSGVTDDPEGAEVLDECVAAWRTFPHAARARIHLACLPMADVDENAAIVNALQRHADVVVQKSLAEGFGLTVSEALWKSRPFVGTRVGGIPDQVTDGEDGLLIDDGSDLADFSGAVLRLLKDRDLAHRLGANAHERARRDFLGDRHLEQYARLFDGLDSP
- a CDS encoding DoxX family protein — translated: MDTFDVDGLNWGLLVLRCGLGLVMVAHGWNHIFGGGRIEGTAGWFDSLGMKPGILHAWLASLTELGVGVMLFAGLLTPLAAAGVVGVLFVALITNHLKNGFFIFRPGEGYEYVLFLMIAATALGATGAGEWSLDEALDVPINGWAGFLVALLGGTGAATLLMLVFWRPERPAEG
- a CDS encoding FAD-binding protein, with the protein product MAADAQPALRIAALVKQIPTFEDMELDADGRLRREGLELEMNPYCRRAVSKACELAAETNGEVVVVTLGPPSAEDALREAIAWGQDRDTQIRGVLVSDPAFAGSDTLATARALAATIEREGPFDLVLAGRNSVDADTGQVGPEVAEMLGLPFLTGVKALELDGRLLRARCEHDDSSVTARVELPAVCSVAERLCDPCKVDPPGRVAVDPAAISRLAAGDLGDGPWGDAASPTRVGDIRVLEVAREQRRLSGPVVNQVDQAVAALRARGALDHTPRTPASVVPVTGGDGPVTVVLGEPDRHRETAELLGTAALLAAATDGSTVLLDVTPEGLLDVSSMGAEPAVGRPKFGAQGADRVVQLVGSTTEDDVADVAGRWVADTRPWAVLAPSTAWGREVASRIAVQVDGGLTGDAVEMEVVDGRLCAWKPAFGGRLVAAITATSDVQLVTVRAGVLPLLAPRDTSPEVERLRVPHRNRVTVTQRTRDDDIETLALADVVVGVGQAVEPGEYPLLDPLLDVLGAELGATRKVTDRGWLPHARQIGITGRSIAPRLYLALGLSGKFNHSVGIRSSGTVLAVNPDPDAFIHDHADVSVFADWREVVPHLVDALRNSA
- a CDS encoding acetyl-CoA C-acyltransferase; this encodes MEAREAVIVDVTRTPIGRTRGALAQWHPTDLLGHTLNALLERTDVDPGSIDDVVGGCVSQVGEQGVNVTRNAWIAAGLPWHVPATSVDRQCGSSQQAVHFVAQGVIAGAYDLAIACGVESMTRTPMASNAEGGTGPFSPSFMEATDNTLGIQFWVAQVLADKWGVSREEMDEFALESHRRAAENTDNGFFEREITPVPLKGEGGEETGEMFTADEGIRRDTTLEKLASLESAMSWDPDQARDITPGNSSQTSDGAAAMLIAERATAERLGLPVRARFAHFAVAAEDPVLVLSAPNPVTRKLLERSGMTIDDFDAMECNEAFAAIALMWAREFEPDPERYNPRGGAIALGHPLGASGVRIMGTLLNHLEVTGGRYGFQTMCEGGGQANATVIERLS
- a CDS encoding acyl-CoA dehydrogenase family protein, which translates into the protein MDFADTPEDIAFRDELRTWLDDNLPDFLADFSDDDDLGGGQAAGSSRSNERRRAWQRRLNEGRWAAINWPESWGGREATPTQNVIYSEEMARVRAPGIYNANGLWQIGPMIIDWGTEEQQQRWLPGILSADEHWCQGFSEPEAGSDLANLRTTALADGDEYVVNGQKIWTTTAHIAKWGLFLLRTDPTAIERGAKHEGITAFVIDMDTPGIDARPIRDIVGEELFCEVFFTDARIPATSRLGGDGEGWQVAMGTLGRERVGTAGLAITLGNDLRSIINATRATNPGALDDPGIRERIARTWTQIELTKLLNYRALTKIIKKEKNWPEVPLAKLQWSYLAQDLAELSIDMLGPNGLILRGGEGAVDGGSWTRLYSFQRFTTIGAGATEVQKNIIADKAIKLPRR